From a single Miscanthus floridulus cultivar M001 chromosome 8, ASM1932011v1, whole genome shotgun sequence genomic region:
- the LOC136477397 gene encoding cytochrome P450 86A2-like — translation MEVGTWAVVVAVAAAYMAWFWRLSRGLSGPRVWPVLGSLPGLVQHAEDMHEWIVGNLRRSGGTYQTCIFAVPGVARRGGLVTVTCDPRNLEHVLKARFDNYPKGPFWHAVFRDLLGDGIFNSDGETWVAQRKTAALEFTTRTLRTAMSRWVSRSIHLRLLPILDEAAAEGTHVDLQDLLLRLTFDNICGLAFGKDPETLGPGLPENAFATAFDRATEATLNRFIFPECLWRCKKWLGLGMETTLARSVAHVDQYLAAVIKARKLELAGNGKCDTTMVAHDDLLSRFMRKGSYSDESLQHVALNFILAGRDTSSVALSWFFWLVSTHPDVERKIVRELCAALAVSRGSHDPALWLASPFTFEELDRLVYLKAALSETLRLYPSVPEDSKHVVADDYLPDGTFVPAGSSVTYSIYSAGRMKTVWGEDCLEFRPERWLSADGTRFEPHDSYRFVAFNAGPRICLGKDLAYLQMKNIAGSVLLRHRLAVAQGHRVEQKMSLTLFMKHGLRMEVHPRDLAPVIDEFRGAAAGPATAPCA, via the coding sequence ATggaggtgggcacgtgggcggtggtggtggcggtcgcCGCCGCGTACATGGCGTGGTTCTGGCGGCTGTCGCGGGGGCTCAGCGGGCCGCGGGTGTGGCCGGTGCTCGGCAGCCTGCCGGGGCTGGTGCAGCACGCCGAGGACATGCACGAGTGGATCGTGGGCAACCTGCGCCGCTCGGGCGGCACCTACCAGACGTGCATCTTCGCGGTGCCCGGGGTGGCGCGCCGCGGCGGGCTGGTCACTGTCACGTGCGACCCGCGGAACCTGGAGCACGTCCTCAAGGCGCGCTTCGACAACTACCCCAAGGGCCCCTTCTGGCACGCCGTCTTCCGGGACCTGCTGGGCGACGGCATCTTCAACTCCGACGGGGAGACGTGGGTGGCGCAGCGCAAGACGGCCGCGCTCGAGTTCACCACGCGCACGCTCCGCACCGCCATGTCCCGCTGGGTGTCGCGCTCCatccacctccggctgctgcccATCCTGGACGAGGCGGCCGCCGAGGGGACGCACGTCGACCTCCAGGACCTGCTCCTCCGCCTCACCTTCGACAACATCTGCGGCCTCGCGTTCGGCAAGGACCCCGAGACGCTGGGGCCGGGCCTGCCGGAGAACGCCTTCGCCACGGCGTTCGACCGCGCCACGGAGGCGACGCTCAACCGGTTCATTTTCCCGGAGTGCCTGTGGCGGTGCAAGAAGTGGCTGGGCCTCGGCATGGAGACCACGCTGGCCCGCAGCGTCGCGCACGTGGACCAGTACCTCGCCGCCGTCATCAAGGCGCGCAAGCTCGAGCTCGCGGGCAACGGCAAGTGCGACACCACGATGGTGGCGCACGACGACCTGCTGTCCCGGTTCATGCGCAAGGGCTCCTACTCGGACGAGTCGCTGCAGCACGTggcgctcaacttcatcctcgcCGGCCGCGACACCTCCTCCGTGGCGCTCTCCTGGTTCTTCTGGCTCGTGTCCACGCACCCCGACGTGGAGCGCAAGATCGTGCGCGAGCTGTGCGCCGCGCTCGCCGTGTCCCGCGGCTCCCACGACCCGGCATTGTGGCTGGCGTCGCCGTTCACCTTCGAGGAGCTGGACCGCCTGGTCTACCTCAAGGCGGCGCTCTCGGAGACCCTGCGCCTGTACCCGTCCGTCCCCGAGGACTCCAAGCACGTGGTGGCCGACGACTACCTCCCGGACGGCACGTTCGTGCCGGCGGGGTCGTCGGTGACCTACTCCATCTACTCGGCCGGGCGCATGAAGACGGTGTGGGGGGAGGACTGCCTCGAGTTCCGCCCCGAGCGGTGGCTGTCCGCCGACGGCACTCGCTTCGAGCCGCACGACTCGTACCGGTTCGTGGCGTTCAACGCCGGCCCGCGGATCTGCCTCGGCAAGGACCTTGCGTACCTGCAGATGAAGAACATCGCCGGAAGCGTGCTCCTGCGCCACCGCCTGGCCGTGGCGCAGGGCCACCGCGTGGAGCAGAAGATGTCGCTGACGCTGTTCATGAAGCACGGGCTCCGGATGGAGGTGCACCCGCGCGACCTGGCCCCGGTCATCGACGAGTTCCGTGGCGCGGCAGCAGGGCCGGCCACGGCGCCCTGCGCGTAG